In a single window of the Nicotiana tomentosiformis chromosome 8, ASM39032v3, whole genome shotgun sequence genome:
- the LOC104099687 gene encoding mitochondrial pyruvate carrier 1 isoform X1, which yields MAAFKAFLNSPVGPKTTHFWGPVANWGFVIAGLVDTQKPPEMISGNMTSAMCVYSALFMRFAWMVQPRNYLLLACHASNESVQLYQLSRWAKSQGYLQQNAAKAE from the exons ATGGCTGCATTCAAGGCATTTTTGAACAGCCCTGTTGGTCCTAAGACAACTCACTTTTGGGGTCCTGTAGCCAACTGGGGATTTGTCATTGCG GGACTGGTCGACACACAGAAACCACCAGAGATGATATCAGGCAACATGACCTCAG CAATGTGTGTGTATTCTGCATTGTTCATGAGATTTGCATGGATGGTACAGCCTCGGAATTATCTTCTTCTGGCATGCCATGCCTCGAATGAATCGGTGCAACTCTATCAACTATCACGTTGGGCAAAAAGTCAAGG ATATTTGCAGCAGAATGCAGCCAAAGCGGAGTGA
- the LOC104099687 gene encoding mitochondrial pyruvate carrier 1 isoform X2 yields the protein MAAFKAFLNSPVGPKTTHFWGPVANWGFVIAGLVDTQKPPEMISGNMTSAMCVYSALFMRFAWMVQPRNYLLLACHASNESVQLYQLSRWAKSQG from the exons ATGGCTGCATTCAAGGCATTTTTGAACAGCCCTGTTGGTCCTAAGACAACTCACTTTTGGGGTCCTGTAGCCAACTGGGGATTTGTCATTGCG GGACTGGTCGACACACAGAAACCACCAGAGATGATATCAGGCAACATGACCTCAG CAATGTGTGTGTATTCTGCATTGTTCATGAGATTTGCATGGATGGTACAGCCTCGGAATTATCTTCTTCTGGCATGCCATGCCTCGAATGAATCGGTGCAACTCTATCAACTATCACGTTGGGCAAAAAGTCAAGGGTAA